The following are from one region of the Mesorhizobium sp. B2-8-5 genome:
- a CDS encoding metal ABC transporter permease, with protein sequence MFTMFDYEFMRNAFAACTVVAIVTGAVGYFLVLRGQTFAGHALAHVGFPGATGAGLLGLSPFFGLTIFTVLAGIGIGLLGERAHRDVAIGIVLTLSLGLGLLFLHFYTAFASQATNVLFGNVLGISFRTVVILAALSLAILVGLTFISRPLLFASLQPELAEAKGVNLDLVSTLFMIIVAVTTAEATQIVGVLLVFALMVAPAATTLRLTRGVLRGILVSIALAVAIAWTSLWLAFETDWPTSFWITSLGATAYLGAGLIRRLKAAQ encoded by the coding sequence ATGTTCACGATGTTTGACTACGAATTCATGCGCAACGCCTTCGCCGCATGCACGGTCGTTGCCATCGTGACCGGGGCGGTAGGATATTTCCTCGTGCTGCGAGGCCAGACCTTCGCAGGACATGCGCTGGCTCATGTCGGATTTCCCGGCGCAACGGGCGCCGGTCTGCTCGGCCTGTCGCCATTCTTCGGGTTGACTATCTTCACCGTGCTGGCCGGCATCGGCATCGGCCTTCTGGGCGAAAGAGCGCATCGCGACGTCGCGATCGGCATCGTGCTGACCCTTTCGCTCGGTCTCGGCTTGCTTTTCCTGCATTTCTACACCGCTTTCGCGTCCCAGGCGACGAATGTCCTGTTCGGAAACGTGCTCGGCATCAGTTTCCGGACGGTCGTCATCCTTGCAGCGCTTTCCCTGGCGATCCTGGTCGGCTTGACCTTCATTTCCAGACCCTTGCTCTTCGCCAGCCTGCAGCCTGAGTTGGCGGAGGCCAAGGGCGTGAACCTCGATCTGGTTTCGACATTGTTCATGATCATTGTCGCCGTGACGACGGCTGAAGCCACCCAAATCGTCGGCGTGCTTCTCGTCTTCGCGCTGATGGTCGCCCCGGCGGCAACGACGCTGCGCCTGACCCGCGGTGTGCTGCGGGGCATCCTTGTCTCGATCGCGCTAGCGGTCGCCATTGCCTGGACCAGCTTGTGGCTTGCGTTCGAAACAGACTGGCCGACGAGCTTCTGGATCACATCGCTCGGTGCCACTGCCTATCTGGGCGCCGGTCTCATCCGGCGCTTGAAGGCGGCGCAATGA
- a CDS encoding metal ABC transporter solute-binding protein, Zn/Mn family: MRRLNMMATLGLSAVAVLAVAAAASAKTLHVVASFTVLADVAKEVGGSNVEVKTIVPADGDPHEYEPTPDDAKNLKAADVVFVSGEGLEGWMDRLISGSGYTGTPVVASEGVKTRTMDEDGKTVTDPHVWNSPVNVEVWVGNIEKALEAADPEGAGHFKANAERYMKKLHELDAYARSKIDPIPQEKRKVLTSHDAFGYFGREYGVSFLSPLGLSTEAEASAGDVAKLIEQIKKEGVKTYFFENSNDPRLVKQIAGATGAEAGGELYVEALSKEDGPAPTYARMFKYNVDQLAAAMAKQTLAQQ, from the coding sequence ATGAGAAGACTGAACATGATGGCCACGCTTGGGCTCAGCGCTGTTGCCGTGTTGGCGGTGGCGGCCGCTGCCTCCGCCAAGACGCTGCATGTCGTTGCGAGCTTCACGGTGCTTGCCGACGTGGCCAAGGAAGTCGGCGGCAGCAATGTCGAAGTCAAGACAATCGTACCGGCCGACGGCGATCCCCATGAATACGAGCCGACGCCGGACGACGCCAAGAACCTCAAAGCCGCCGATGTCGTTTTCGTCAGTGGCGAAGGGCTGGAGGGCTGGATGGATCGCCTGATCAGCGGTTCCGGTTACACCGGAACGCCGGTCGTCGCTTCCGAAGGCGTCAAGACCCGCACGATGGATGAGGATGGCAAGACCGTGACCGATCCGCATGTCTGGAACAGCCCGGTCAATGTCGAGGTCTGGGTCGGCAACATCGAGAAGGCGCTCGAGGCGGCCGATCCCGAGGGGGCAGGACATTTCAAGGCGAATGCCGAGAGATACATGAAGAAGCTCCATGAACTCGACGCCTACGCGCGTTCCAAGATCGACCCGATTCCGCAGGAGAAGCGCAAGGTGCTGACCAGCCATGACGCCTTCGGCTATTTCGGACGTGAGTACGGGGTTTCTTTCCTGTCGCCGCTTGGCTTGTCAACTGAAGCCGAGGCCTCGGCCGGCGACGTCGCCAAGCTGATCGAGCAGATCAAGAAGGAAGGCGTGAAGACCTATTTCTTTGAAAACTCCAACGATCCTCGTCTCGTCAAGCAGATCGCGGGCGCCACGGGCGCCGAAGCGGGCGGAGAGCTCTACGTCGAGGCCCTTTCGAAGGAGGACGGTCCCGCGCCAACCTACGCCAGGATGTTCAAATACAACGTCGACCAATTGGCCGCTGCCATGGCGAAACAAACGCTGGCGCAGCAATAG
- a CDS encoding nitrate reductase — protein sequence MKFVNPFAPRRGPSSSHADRIKQWIRDGLDLKEDVAITVTEVRCRESGCPDLETVISILERPIRSLRVGKTVAMIAEPDIALALQIGQRLLDANAENSSPKVSVKQH from the coding sequence GTGAAATTCGTCAATCCCTTTGCGCCCAGACGGGGGCCTTCATCATCTCATGCCGACAGGATCAAACAATGGATACGCGATGGGCTTGATCTGAAGGAAGATGTCGCAATCACCGTGACGGAGGTTCGCTGCCGCGAATCCGGCTGTCCGGACCTGGAGACAGTCATCAGCATATTGGAGCGGCCGATACGCTCCTTGCGCGTCGGCAAGACCGTGGCAATGATTGCAGAGCCCGACATCGCGCTCGCGCTGCAAATCGGGCAACGGCTTCTCGACGCAAACGCGGAGAATTCATCCCCGAAGGTCAGCGTCAAACAGCATTGA
- the zigA gene encoding zinc metallochaperone GTPase ZigA, with translation MQAEAGRKLPVTVLSGFLGAGKTTLLNTILGNRQGRRVAVIVNDMSVVNIDGSLIRDGGANLSRTDEQLVEMTNGCICCTLRDDLLKEVQALARQGRFDNLLIESTGVSEPLPVASTFEFRDENGVSLSDVARLDAMVTVVDAANLLKDYASSDFLKDRGESLGNGDNRALVDLLVEQIEFADVIVLNKVSAATAADLDAARKIVRALNRDARIIETDFGRVDLAAILDTGLFDFDKAHEHPLWFKELNGFSEHVPETEEYGISSFVYRARRPFDPTRFKAFIDRVWPGVVRAKGFFWLATRPQHVGELSQAGALVRSGRRGFWWSAVPKVRWPDNDGWRQSMQPYFDPVWGDRRQEIVFIGTHPMNEARIRDELDSCLVAAETFSPAQWKHLSDPFPRWTEEAA, from the coding sequence ATGCAGGCAGAGGCAGGGCGCAAATTGCCGGTGACCGTCCTTTCCGGCTTTCTCGGCGCCGGAAAGACGACACTTCTCAACACCATTCTCGGCAATCGCCAGGGTCGGCGGGTCGCTGTGATCGTCAACGACATGAGCGTGGTCAACATCGATGGGTCGCTGATCCGCGACGGCGGGGCGAACCTGTCGCGGACCGACGAGCAACTGGTCGAGATGACCAATGGCTGCATCTGCTGCACCTTGAGGGACGACCTTCTGAAGGAAGTTCAGGCGCTGGCAAGGCAGGGCCGGTTTGACAATCTTCTGATCGAATCCACCGGCGTTTCCGAGCCGCTTCCGGTTGCCTCCACCTTCGAGTTTCGTGACGAAAATGGCGTCAGCCTGTCGGACGTGGCGAGGCTCGACGCCATGGTCACTGTGGTCGACGCCGCCAATCTGCTGAAGGACTACGCCTCGAGCGATTTCCTGAAGGATCGCGGTGAATCGCTTGGCAATGGGGATAACCGCGCGCTTGTCGATCTGCTGGTCGAGCAGATCGAATTTGCCGATGTCATCGTACTCAACAAGGTGTCGGCCGCGACGGCGGCCGACCTCGACGCCGCGCGAAAGATCGTGCGTGCGCTCAATCGGGATGCGCGGATCATCGAGACTGATTTTGGTCGGGTGGACCTTGCGGCAATCCTCGATACCGGCCTGTTCGATTTCGACAAGGCGCATGAGCATCCGCTCTGGTTCAAGGAGCTGAACGGCTTTTCCGAACACGTTCCCGAAACCGAGGAATACGGGATTAGTTCGTTCGTTTACCGGGCGCGCCGGCCCTTCGATCCGACGAGGTTCAAGGCTTTCATCGACCGCGTATGGCCGGGCGTCGTCCGCGCCAAGGGATTCTTCTGGCTGGCCACGCGCCCGCAGCATGTGGGCGAATTGAGCCAGGCTGGTGCGTTGGTCCGCAGCGGCCGGCGCGGCTTCTGGTGGTCGGCGGTTCCGAAGGTCAGATGGCCCGACAACGACGGCTGGCGCCAATCCATGCAGCCTTATTTCGATCCGGTCTGGGGAGACCGCCGGCAGGAGATCGTCTTCATCGGAACGCACCCGATGAACGAAGCGCGCATCCGGGATGAACTCGATTCCTGCCTGGTTGCCGCCGAAACTTTCTCGCCGGCACAATGGAAGCATCTGTCCGATCCGTTTCCGCGCTGGACGGAGGAAGCCGCATGA
- a CDS encoding metal ABC transporter ATP-binding protein, with protein MNKTDPAAAEAGGRLISLSNVTVAYDRRPAVHHLSGSFLPGSMTAIAGPNGAGKSTLVKALMNQLPVVEGHIDHAELSSRDFGYLPQAAEIDRSFPLSVGDTVMLGAWHVVGAFRGITAAITAKAREALSAVGLEGFERRPIGSLSAGQFQRVLFARLLLQDARVILLDEPFTAIDARTTRDLMDILLRWHRDGRTIIAVLHDFEQVRAHFPETLLIAREPIGWGPTSSVMTAENLLKARAMAENWDDFAEVCHRPGNKAA; from the coding sequence ATGAACAAGACAGATCCCGCAGCCGCCGAGGCGGGCGGCCGCCTCATCAGCCTGTCGAACGTGACAGTCGCCTATGATCGGCGCCCGGCCGTGCATCATCTTTCCGGCTCGTTTCTTCCGGGCAGCATGACGGCGATCGCGGGCCCGAATGGCGCCGGCAAATCGACGCTGGTCAAGGCGCTGATGAACCAGCTCCCTGTCGTGGAAGGACATATCGACCACGCCGAACTTTCCTCGCGCGACTTCGGCTACCTGCCGCAGGCGGCGGAGATCGACCGCAGTTTCCCGCTGAGCGTCGGAGACACGGTCATGCTCGGCGCGTGGCACGTCGTCGGTGCGTTTCGCGGTATCACCGCGGCGATAACCGCCAAGGCGCGGGAGGCGCTGTCGGCCGTCGGCCTGGAAGGGTTCGAACGTCGTCCCATCGGCTCGCTGTCCGCAGGGCAGTTCCAGCGTGTGCTGTTTGCCCGGCTGCTGCTGCAGGACGCGCGGGTCATCCTGCTCGATGAGCCATTCACCGCCATCGACGCCAGGACCACGCGCGACCTGATGGATATCCTGCTGCGTTGGCACCGCGACGGCCGCACGATCATCGCCGTCCTGCATGATTTCGAGCAGGTGCGGGCGCATTTCCCCGAAACGCTGCTGATCGCCCGCGAACCGATCGGATGGGGTCCGACGTCATCGGTGATGACTGCCGAGAATCTGCTCAAGGCAAGAGCCATGGCGGAAAACTGGGACGACTTTGCCGAGGTTTGTCACCGGCCGGGGAATAAGGCGGCATGA
- a CDS encoding CobW family GTP-binding protein yields MQTQTPVTVLTGYLGAGKTTLLNRILSENHGKKFAVIVNEFGEVGIDNDLIVDADEEVFEMNNGCICCTVRGDLIRIIDSLMRRRDRFDAILVETTGLADPAPVAQTFFVDEDVRSKTRLDSIVTVVDAKHLLGEIDEAHEAQEQLAFADTVLLNKTDLVSAKDLKEVESRIRRINPTVSIHRTQRCDVDLDKVLGRNSFDLDRILEVEPDFLDEFHEHEHDDHVTSFALVTREPLDPKKFLPWLQTVTQRFGMDMLRMKGILAFKDDDDRFVVQAVHMLLEGDHQRPWKADEERTSRLVFIGRNLPKGIIESGFMGCRA; encoded by the coding sequence ATGCAGACCCAGACTCCAGTGACCGTGCTGACCGGCTATCTCGGCGCGGGCAAAACCACGCTGTTGAACCGTATCCTGTCCGAAAATCACGGCAAGAAGTTTGCCGTCATTGTCAACGAGTTCGGCGAGGTCGGTATCGACAACGATCTTATCGTCGACGCCGACGAAGAAGTGTTCGAGATGAACAATGGCTGCATCTGCTGCACGGTGCGCGGCGATTTGATCCGCATCATCGACAGCCTGATGCGCCGTCGCGACCGTTTCGACGCGATCCTGGTGGAGACGACCGGCCTCGCCGACCCGGCGCCGGTCGCGCAGACGTTTTTCGTCGACGAGGACGTTCGTTCCAAGACCAGGCTCGATTCCATCGTGACAGTGGTCGACGCCAAGCATCTGCTCGGCGAGATCGACGAAGCGCACGAAGCCCAGGAGCAGTTGGCATTCGCCGATACGGTGCTGCTCAACAAGACCGACCTCGTCTCGGCCAAAGACCTGAAGGAGGTCGAAAGCCGCATCCGGCGCATCAACCCCACTGTTTCCATCCACCGCACACAGCGTTGCGACGTCGATCTCGACAAGGTTCTCGGCCGCAATTCGTTCGACCTTGACCGTATCCTCGAAGTTGAACCGGATTTCCTCGACGAGTTCCACGAGCATGAGCACGATGACCATGTGACCAGCTTCGCCCTGGTCACCAGGGAACCGCTCGACCCGAAAAAATTCCTGCCGTGGCTGCAGACGGTCACGCAGCGGTTCGGCATGGATATGTTGCGCATGAAGGGCATTCTCGCTTTCAAGGACGACGACGACCGCTTTGTGGTGCAAGCCGTCCATATGCTGCTGGAAGGCGATCACCAGCGGCCGTGGAAGGCTGATGAGGAACGGACCAGTCGTCTTGTCTTCATCGGCCGCAATCTGCCGAAGGGTATCATCGAGAGCGGGTTCATGGGGTGCCGGGCGTGA
- a CDS encoding Fur family transcriptional regulator — protein MLDLNRVGTIPGGLTKNQALVLEIIDKAGKPIGAYEILRELGPRGIKSPVQVYRAVNSLIQCGIVHKVESMNAFVRCTDAHPHRGQTTILAVCDRCGTVVEHHDETVDRRLVAWAEQEAFQVDTVAIELKVRCASCNASAS, from the coding sequence ATGCTCGATCTCAATCGCGTCGGCACGATCCCCGGCGGTCTGACCAAGAACCAGGCGCTCGTGCTGGAGATCATAGACAAGGCAGGTAAGCCGATCGGCGCCTACGAGATTTTGAGGGAACTTGGGCCTCGGGGGATCAAATCACCGGTGCAGGTTTACCGGGCGGTCAACAGTCTTATTCAATGCGGTATCGTCCACAAGGTCGAGAGCATGAACGCCTTTGTGCGCTGCACCGACGCGCACCCCCATCGTGGACAAACGACGATCCTCGCGGTCTGCGACCGGTGTGGAACTGTTGTTGAACACCATGACGAGACAGTCGATCGCCGGCTTGTGGCCTGGGCCGAGCAAGAGGCCTTTCAGGTCGATACTGTCGCCATTGAACTCAAGGTGCGCTGCGCGAGCTGCAATGCCTCAGCTTCCTGA
- a CDS encoding HupE/UreJ family protein, translating to MVQSLEEKAELPSISSPLRFGYFAYGMVAAATALTAGSTMAQAHIIQSGTGGFGSGFEHPLTGPDHFLAMFAVGLWGAQIGGRSIWTLPVAFPLIMVVGGIAGIAGVPLPGVEIGIALSIIALGLAIACAWRPAEWVALLMIAVFAICHGHAHGAELPNAADPADYAIGFVIATGLIHLLGIGFGLLLGKAFGGRLSQGLGGLIAAGGVYFLVA from the coding sequence GTGGTGCAGAGTCTTGAAGAGAAAGCGGAACTGCCGTCCATCAGCAGCCCCCTCCGGTTTGGCTATTTTGCATACGGCATGGTGGCGGCGGCAACAGCTCTGACGGCCGGCTCCACGATGGCGCAAGCGCATATCATTCAATCGGGGACGGGTGGATTTGGCAGCGGCTTCGAACATCCGCTGACCGGGCCTGATCATTTCCTGGCCATGTTTGCCGTAGGACTGTGGGGCGCCCAGATCGGCGGGCGTTCGATCTGGACGCTGCCGGTTGCATTCCCGCTGATCATGGTCGTAGGCGGGATTGCCGGAATAGCAGGTGTCCCGCTGCCCGGTGTTGAGATTGGCATTGCGCTGTCGATCATCGCCCTGGGGCTGGCCATCGCTTGCGCATGGCGGCCGGCGGAATGGGTTGCGTTGCTTATGATTGCCGTGTTCGCCATTTGCCACGGACACGCCCACGGCGCGGAACTGCCGAATGCAGCCGACCCAGCCGACTATGCAATCGGCTTCGTCATCGCCACCGGCTTGATCCACCTGCTGGGTATCGGATTCGGACTTCTGCTGGGCAAGGCATTCGGCGGACGGTTGTCGCAGGGCCTGGGCGGATTGATCGCGGCGGGAGGCGTTTATTTCCTTGTCGCCTGA
- a CDS encoding alpha/beta hydrolase, whose protein sequence is MDWIEDQIEWIADGKKVAVGLTRFGMGKNLLLLPALSSISTRAEMRPLQERLGASFATTAIDWPGFGALPRPRIAWRPELYRTFLRFVTQSVVQPAATIAAGHGAGYALAVAAENPGGLGRLCLLSPTWRGPLPTMTGRRMALFRGLAKAVDLPLAGSFLYRLNVNSLVIGMMARGHVYADPAWLTPERMAEKRTVTDAPGARYASFRFVAGELDPFTDRDAFLESARRILTKILVVYGAGTPRKSRAEMTGLASLTNVRTVELPRGKLSFYEEFPNQTWETINPFLLESD, encoded by the coding sequence ATGGACTGGATCGAGGATCAAATTGAATGGATTGCGGACGGCAAAAAGGTTGCCGTCGGCCTGACCCGTTTTGGAATGGGCAAGAACCTGCTTCTTTTGCCGGCGCTCAGCTCGATCTCGACGCGCGCCGAAATGCGACCGCTGCAGGAGCGGCTCGGCGCATCCTTTGCCACGACGGCCATCGACTGGCCCGGCTTCGGCGCCTTGCCTCGCCCCAGGATTGCCTGGCGCCCGGAACTTTATCGTACATTCCTGCGCTTCGTGACGCAGAGTGTCGTTCAGCCTGCTGCGACCATCGCCGCCGGTCATGGCGCGGGCTATGCGCTGGCAGTGGCCGCCGAAAATCCGGGTGGCTTGGGTCGCCTTTGCCTGCTGTCGCCGACCTGGCGTGGGCCGCTTCCAACCATGACCGGCAGGCGCATGGCGCTGTTTCGCGGGCTGGCAAAGGCCGTCGACCTGCCGCTCGCCGGGTCTTTTCTCTATCGGCTCAATGTGAACAGCCTTGTCATCGGCATGATGGCGCGCGGCCATGTCTATGCCGATCCGGCCTGGCTGACGCCGGAGCGCATGGCCGAAAAACGCACCGTCACCGACGCGCCTGGCGCCCGCTACGCTTCCTTCCGCTTCGTCGCCGGGGAACTCGATCCGTTCACCGATCGCGATGCCTTCCTGGAAAGCGCGCGACGAATCTTGACGAAGATACTCGTCGTCTACGGCGCCGGAACCCCACGCAAGTCCAGGGCGGAGATGACGGGCCTGGCATCGCTGACGAATGTGCGGACCGTCGAACTGCCGCGCGGCAAGCTCTCATTCTACGAGGAGTTTCCGAACCAGACCTGGGAGACGATCAACCCATTTCTCCTCGAATCCGACTGA
- a CDS encoding invasion associated locus B family protein has translation MPGGCLVDLSFDAETLASLRDGKSLKVKVVADGGKETNLALSLNGFPSAVDRTMALLK, from the coding sequence CTGCCCGGCGGCTGCCTCGTCGATCTGAGTTTCGACGCCGAGACCTTGGCCAGCCTGCGCGACGGCAAAAGCCTCAAGGTCAAGGTGGTCGCCGACGGCGGCAAGGAGACCAATCTGGCGCTTTCGCTGAACGGCTTCCCCAGCGCCGTCGACAGGACAATGGCGCTGTTGAAGTAG
- a CDS encoding metal ABC transporter permease, with translation MSLHDLLLAPFADYGFMRRALVACFCLGLGSGPVGVLLMLRRMSLVGDSLSHAVLPGAAVGFLFAGFSLTAMGIGGLIAGLAVAILSGIVSRTTSLREDASFATFYLTSLAAGVLIVSLRGSSRDLLHVLFGTILAIDAPALYLVATIASLTLIILAIVYRPLIAECFDPGFLRAVGGRGSLHHLVFLFLVVLNLVAGFQALGTLMAVGLMMLPAAIARLWARSVPGMFIVAASTAALSGFVGLIASFHLGYASGPCIILTASLLYCVSLLAAPSGAVRRLFPRPHLTG, from the coding sequence ATGAGCCTCCACGACCTGCTTTTGGCGCCTTTCGCCGACTATGGTTTCATGCGCCGGGCGCTTGTCGCCTGTTTCTGTCTGGGATTGGGTTCCGGCCCGGTCGGCGTGCTCCTGATGCTGCGCCGTATGAGCCTGGTCGGGGATTCGCTTAGCCATGCCGTGCTGCCCGGCGCGGCGGTCGGCTTCCTGTTCGCGGGCTTTTCGCTGACGGCCATGGGCATCGGCGGGCTGATCGCCGGGCTCGCCGTTGCGATCCTGTCGGGCATCGTCAGCCGCACGACGTCGCTGCGCGAGGATGCCAGTTTCGCCACCTTCTACCTCACGTCGCTCGCCGCCGGCGTGCTGATCGTCTCGCTGCGCGGATCGAGCCGGGATCTATTGCACGTACTGTTCGGCACCATCCTCGCGATCGACGCGCCGGCGCTTTACCTCGTCGCGACGATCGCTTCGCTCACGCTGATCATCCTTGCGATCGTATACCGCCCGCTGATCGCAGAATGTTTCGATCCCGGATTTCTTCGCGCGGTCGGCGGACGCGGGTCGCTCCACCATCTCGTCTTTCTCTTCCTGGTCGTTCTCAATCTCGTCGCCGGCTTTCAGGCCTTGGGTACGCTCATGGCGGTGGGGCTCATGATGCTGCCCGCCGCGATTGCCCGGCTATGGGCACGCAGCGTGCCTGGAATGTTCATCGTCGCCGCCTCGACGGCAGCGCTCTCCGGTTTCGTCGGGCTGATCGCCTCATTCCATCTCGGCTACGCCTCGGGACCATGCATCATCCTGACTGCAAGCCTCCTCTATTGCGTCTCGCTGCTTGCCGCTCCGTCGGGTGCCGTGCGGCGTCTGTTTCCCCGCCCACACCTTACGGGCTGA
- a CDS encoding M23 family metallopeptidase, whose amino-acid sequence MAVPVVPAAGKYRRGHDGNSGAFRHRGIDLSHGPLAGIHWQERTVRFAFRTHARLVLAIMVAAIGATGMLLGTLRVAVRPPAFAQAIPAKPQRTRQGSTPKDDRLPPPHVAGTDAIANLVEAGPNGSANEFTYRHVEVSLGNPSADDQSDAAEPLLFQEDAVARPSPFDALLAKPPTDASSNRAPSAVPRPMPGNSKMMAARGTPINVSMAAEQPAPHIKRVAAMPKSDVDVAAFLAAAGLSNADGHLLADALKEQAIAPSDRVDLMLETPASKAGTAQLAAVRVLRDNGAEAILARSDAGGFQPVANHDLFDRLAAEATEAGFHAGGVDGLDADRNVSQLRAKYPLVMQRLEKENVPPAVASQIIGLARNCGLKLDGDSADAHLIELIFRTRADGSSELVSARFDSGDGGKTFYRYRPSANEEAEFFDDQGRSVSKMMMAKPVANGRLGDGFAWRLHPILGRWLHHNGVDYAAPYGSPIVAAGDGKVAIIGWQPGYGKYVRLQHDGGYFTTYAHISRVPATLQVGQYVKQGQVIAYIGSTGLSTGPHLYYELRIGGRYYDPTSVRLTAGTRLTGQRFEALRKQIDHVGRISRYLEQAMTAVPKDRGHLSHVNFDHANALAAPARS is encoded by the coding sequence ATGGCAGTGCCTGTCGTGCCCGCAGCGGGCAAGTATCGTCGGGGGCATGATGGCAATTCCGGCGCGTTCCGGCATCGCGGTATCGATTTGAGCCATGGTCCCCTGGCGGGCATTCACTGGCAGGAACGAACCGTGCGGTTTGCGTTTCGAACCCATGCGCGACTCGTGCTCGCGATCATGGTCGCGGCCATCGGTGCCACGGGTATGCTGCTTGGCACATTGCGTGTTGCCGTGCGTCCTCCGGCCTTTGCCCAGGCAATCCCGGCAAAACCACAAAGGACAAGACAAGGATCGACACCAAAGGACGATCGGCTGCCACCGCCGCATGTCGCTGGAACGGATGCGATCGCCAATCTGGTGGAAGCCGGCCCCAATGGATCCGCCAACGAATTCACCTATCGCCATGTCGAGGTTTCGCTGGGCAATCCATCTGCTGACGATCAATCGGATGCGGCGGAACCGCTGCTATTTCAGGAAGATGCTGTTGCGCGGCCGAGTCCCTTCGATGCGCTGCTCGCAAAGCCACCGACCGACGCCTCATCAAACCGTGCTCCGAGCGCGGTCCCTCGGCCAATGCCGGGCAATTCCAAGATGATGGCGGCGCGAGGGACTCCTATCAATGTCAGCATGGCCGCGGAGCAGCCGGCGCCGCATATCAAACGGGTGGCGGCGATGCCGAAGTCCGATGTGGACGTTGCCGCTTTTTTAGCTGCCGCGGGTTTGAGCAATGCCGATGGCCATTTGCTGGCGGATGCGTTGAAGGAGCAGGCCATTGCCCCTTCCGACCGTGTCGATCTGATGCTTGAGACGCCGGCATCGAAAGCCGGAACCGCGCAACTCGCGGCGGTCCGGGTCCTTCGGGATAATGGTGCGGAGGCGATTCTTGCGCGGAGCGACGCTGGAGGTTTTCAGCCGGTCGCCAACCACGACTTGTTTGACCGCCTCGCTGCCGAGGCGACCGAAGCAGGCTTCCACGCGGGAGGCGTGGACGGACTGGATGCGGATAGAAATGTCTCGCAACTGCGGGCGAAATATCCGCTTGTCATGCAGCGCCTTGAAAAGGAAAACGTGCCGCCCGCCGTGGCGAGCCAGATTATCGGGCTGGCGCGCAATTGCGGCCTCAAGCTCGATGGTGACTCGGCTGACGCCCACTTAATCGAGCTGATCTTCCGGACACGTGCTGATGGCAGCTCCGAACTTGTCTCGGCAAGATTCGACAGCGGAGATGGCGGCAAGACATTCTATCGCTATCGGCCGTCCGCAAACGAAGAGGCGGAATTCTTCGATGACCAGGGCCGGTCTGTTTCAAAGATGATGATGGCAAAGCCAGTCGCCAACGGAAGGCTTGGCGATGGTTTTGCCTGGCGGCTGCACCCCATTCTCGGGCGATGGCTGCATCATAACGGTGTCGACTACGCCGCCCCCTATGGCTCTCCGATCGTCGCCGCGGGGGACGGCAAGGTTGCCATCATCGGTTGGCAGCCCGGCTATGGCAAGTATGTGCGCCTGCAGCACGATGGCGGGTATTTCACGACCTACGCCCATATTTCCCGAGTGCCCGCGACGCTTCAGGTTGGACAATATGTGAAGCAGGGGCAGGTCATCGCCTATATCGGTTCGACAGGTCTTTCGACTGGGCCGCACCTTTATTACGAATTGCGGATCGGCGGCCGCTACTACGATCCTACATCCGTGCGGCTGACGGCCGGCACTCGATTGACCGGGCAGAGGTTTGAAGCCTTGCGAAAGCAAATCGACCACGTGGGGAGAATTTCGCGATATTTGGAGCAGGCCATGACGGCGGTCCCGAAGGACCGTGGGCACCTCAGCCACGTGAACTTCGATCACGCGAATGCTCTCGCGGCACCGGCCCGAAGCTGA